In Nocardioides sp. W7, the genomic stretch CTGGGATCCCTCCGAGCGACCAACCTGCCTCCCCGCTTCCGGGTGATCGACTCAACGGCGGTCGTTGGGCCGTCGGCGGCACGCAATGCCGGGTGGCGATCGGCCACCGGAGAGGTGATCCTCTTCTGCGACGCGGACGACGTGGTCTCGTCGGAGTGGGTGCAGCGCCTTGGCGAACTCTCCGTCAGCCATGCGATCGTCGGGGGTCCTCTCGATTACGACCTGCTCAATCGTCAGGGGCGGGGGCGCTGGGTCCACGACTGGTCGAAAGGGCTCCCGACCAAGTTCGGACATCTACCGTTCCTCCCGTCGGCGAACCTGGGCGTCTCACGCCAACTGCTGGAGGATCTCAACGGATTCAACGAGGGCCTCCGCGCCTGCGAGGACACCGACCTGTGCTGGCGGGCGCAGGAGCTGGGTAACGACATCGGCTTTGACCCCGCAGCCGTTGTTCACTACCGCCTCCGAACCTCGTACCGTGCGACCTGGCGACAGAGCCTGACCTACGGCCAGTACGACGTCGCCTTCGCACTTCAACGCGGGATCAGGTCCTCCTGGTCGGACCTGACCGTCAACGCCGTCCGATCGCTCGCGTTCCTGGTACGCGCCACGATCGACCCGTCCAAGCGACATGCTGCAGTCGGAAAGTGGGGCGTTCTCGCTGGCCGGACGAGAGCCGCTCTGGTTCGCCCATCCAGTCGTCGCGGTTCTCGATGAACCGATGCCCGCGCTAGAGAACTCGGTCGGTCTGCCACCGCAAGAAGGTCCGCTCCGCGATACTCAGCGATGAGCCTCGCTCTCCCACGATCTGGAGAAGGCGCTCCATCCCCCCCTGGTCGCATTCCGAGGTGATCTGCGATCGCCGCAGTTGCGCGAACCAGGGCGCATTCTCGCCTGCCTCTTCTTCGTACGACTCGCGCAGAATCGCATCCTGCTCCCGCTTCGCCATCCATTCCGGGGAGCGCGTGACCTGACCATCGTGAATGCGATAGGCGATGGTGGGCGGGGCGAAGCGCTCAACCTTGTATCCATGGGCGAGCAATCGCAGCCAGAGGTCGTAGTCTTCCGCTGGTGTGTCCCGATAACCCCCGACTGTCTCGACGGCGGCGCGTGTAAGGAACGCGGTCGGGTGCGACAACGGGTTGGACATCAGGAGGCTCACCCGGAGTACGTCAGTACTGAGGCGGATCGGCGCCTGAGGCTTGAAGAGCATGCCACGCATCAGAACGACGCTCGAAAACACCGCTGCGGCTCCCTGGGCCTGCCGCAGCTGGAGCCTGAACCGCCAAGGAAAGCAGACGTCGTCGGCATCCATCCGAGCGACGTACTGGCTGTCCGTCTCGTCGATGATGCGATTGAGCGTGGCCGAGACCCCCATCGACCGCTCGTTGCGGAGAATCACGAGCCGGCTGTCCGCGAATGCGCCCAGAGATTGCGGGGTCGAGTCGGAGCTGCCGTCATCGCAGACGACCAACTGAGCGTCCGCGGGCAGCGCCCGCAATGTGGAGCGTAGGGCGCGACGCAAGTGGTGCCCACCGTTACGAACTGGCATGGCGACGACGAGCTGCGGCATCCCCTATGGCTCTCTTCCGGTCTCTTATCCGAACCGACACGTCCAGCGTAGCGGTGGCCCGGAGTCAGGCCGGCTGGTCCGACTACTGGTGCCTGGCTAGGTCCGAGGAGTCGGTGTCCAGTGGCGCCCCATACTTCTGGTGCGTGCGGCGCCAGGTCGAGTCAGGTGCCGCTGTTGATCATCCCTGCCCCGACGGTCACACCAGTCGCCTCGTCGATCAGGATAAATGACCCCGTCGTGCGGTTCTGCGAGTACGGGTCGCACAGAAGCGGCACGGTGGTGCGCAGCTGGACGCGGCCGATCTCGTTGACGCCGAGCTCCTTGGTCTCCTGGTCGCGGTGCAGCGTGTTGACGTCCAGGCGGTATTGGATGTCCTTGACCAGGGCCCGGGCGGTGCGGGTGGTGTGCTTGATGGCCAGCTTCTGCCGCGGCTTGAGCGGGGTGGTGGTCATCCAGCAGATCATCGCGTCGATGTCCTGGCTGGGCTGCGGCGCGTTGCGCACGCGCGCGATCATGTCGCCGCGGGAGACGTCGACGTCGTCCTCGAGCCGGATGGTGACGCTCATCGGCGGGAAGGCCTCGGTGATCTCGCGGTCGAAGAGGTCGATGCCGGCGATCTTGGAGGTCATGCCGCTGGGCAGCACGACGACCTCGTCGCCGGGCTTGAACACACCGCCGGCGACCATGCCGCCGTAGCCGCGGTAGTCGTGGTGCTCTTCCGACTTCGGGCGCACGACGTACTGGACCGGGAAGCGGGCGTCGATGAGGTCGCGGTCGGAGGCGACGTGCACGTGCTCGAGGTGGTGCATGAGGGTGGGACCGGAGTACCAGCTCATGTTCTCGGAGCGGTTCACGACATTGTCGCCGGCCAGGGCCGAGATCGGGATGACCTCGAGGTCGGGGATGTTCAGCTTGGTCGCGAACTGGGTGAACTCGGCATGGATCTTCTCGTAGACCTCCTGGGAGTAGTCCACGAGGTCCAT encodes the following:
- a CDS encoding glycosyltransferase, with amino-acid sequence MISVVVPVGGFDQDLLDQIEALAHQRTDTDFEVVISANTVEALGSLRATNLPPRFRVIDSTAVVGPSAARNAGWRSATGEVILFCDADDVVSSEWVQRLGELSVSHAIVGGPLDYDLLNRQGRGRWVHDWSKGLPTKFGHLPFLPSANLGVSRQLLEDLNGFNEGLRACEDTDLCWRAQELGNDIGFDPAAVVHYRLRTSYRATWRQSLTYGQYDVAFALQRGIRSSWSDLTVNAVRSLAFLVRATIDPSKRHAAVGKWGVLAGRTRAALVRPSSRRGSR
- a CDS encoding glycosyltransferase → MPQLVVAMPVRNGGHHLRRALRSTLRALPADAQLVVCDDGSSDSTPQSLGAFADSRLVILRNERSMGVSATLNRIIDETDSQYVARMDADDVCFPWRFRLQLRQAQGAAAVFSSVVLMRGMLFKPQAPIRLSTDVLRVSLLMSNPLSHPTAFLTRAAVETVGGYRDTPAEDYDLWLRLLAHGYKVERFAPPTIAYRIHDGQVTRSPEWMAKREQDAILRESYEEEAGENAPWFAQLRRSQITSECDQGGMERLLQIVGERGSSLSIAERTFLRWQTDRVL
- a CDS encoding GTP-binding protein — translated: MSTIKSDRMDLLRFATAGSVDDGKSTLIGRLLLDSKSIFADQLEAVEATSQSKGYDYTDLALLTDGLRSEREQGITIDVAYRYFATPNRKFIIADTPGHVQYTRNMVTGASTADLGLVLVDARNGLTEQSRRHAVILSLLRVPHLVLAINKMDLVDYSQEVYEKIHAEFTQFATKLNIPDLEVIPISALAGDNVVNRSENMSWYSGPTLMHHLEHVHVASDRDLIDARFPVQYVVRPKSEEHHDYRGYGGMVAGGVFKPGDEVVVLPSGMTSKIAGIDLFDREITEAFPPMSVTIRLEDDVDVSRGDMIARVRNAPQPSQDIDAMICWMTTTPLKPRQKLAIKHTTRTARALVKDIQYRLDVNTLHRDQETKELGVNEIGRVQLRTTVPLLCDPYSQNRTTGSFILIDEATGVTVGAGMINSGT